A stretch of DNA from Thermanaerosceptrum fracticalcis:
TACTCTCAAGGCCAATTATTACTAGAAGCCTTGCCCCACTATGAAGAAAAATTTACGGACCTTGTCAAAACCCTGGAGGAGGTCAGCTCATGTTGAAAGAACTGGTAGTCATCAGCGGCAAAGGGGGTACGGGCAAAACCAGCATTGTTGCCTCCTTGGCAAGTCTCTTGTACAATAAGATGATAGCCGACTGTGATGTTGATGCAGCCGATTTACACCTGGTGCTGCAACCCCAAATACTAGAGAAGCACGAGTTTTGGAGTGGCAAGACCGCTTTTATCAATAAGGATAAATGCCTTGAGTGCGGGCAATGCCTTGAATTATGCCGCTTTGCCGCCATTAATGAAAATTTTGTGGTAGACAAAGTCTCCTGTGAAGGGTGCGGGGTCTGCGTCTATTTCTGCCCGGCAAAAGCTATCAATTTTAAAGAGAACCTGGCGGGCCACTGGTATATCTCCCAGACACCCTACGGCACCATGGTCCACGCTAAATTGGGTATTGCCGAAGAGAATTCAGGTAAACTCGTAGCCCTGGTTAAAAACCAAGTCAAGAAATTGGCCTTAGAAGAAAAAAAGGAGTTTATTCTCGTAGATGGCCCCCCTGGCATTGGCTGCCCTGTCATCGCCTCTATTTCCGGGGCCAACCTGGTTTTGGCAGTCACCGAACCAACTATTTCGGGAATTCATGACCTGGAAAGGGTAGTGGCTTTGACTAAGCATTTTAAGATTAACACCGCTGTCTGTATTAACAAAGCAGATATTAACCCCGAAGTAACAAAGAAAATTTTGCTTGAGTGCAGAGAAGAGGGCCTAGAAGTGCTAGGAATAATCCCCTATGACAATGCCGTTACAAAAGCCCAGGTTGAAGGGGTAAATGTCGTGGAGTTTTCCCCCACAAGTCCTGCGGTAAAAGAAATTAAGACCATGGCGGAAAAAATAAAAACCTTCCTAAAGACGGAAGAAAAAACATTATGAAAATGCTATGAAGGAGAGGATTAAAAATGATAATTGCCTTACCTGTTGCAGGTAATCAACTTTGTATGCACTTTGGTCACTGTGAATCTTTCGCCTTTTTCGATGTCGATGAAGTGCAAAAAAAAATTAAGGGCAAAAAAATGCTCACCCCCCCGCCCCATGAACCCGGTATTCTCCCCCCTTGGATAAAACAACAGGGCGCAGATGTAGTCATAACAGGGGGGATGGGGGCCCGGGCCCAGAGCCTGTTTCAAGCAGCAGGAGTACAGATTATTACCGGTGCTCAGCCAGGAAACCCTGAAGACATTGTTATGAGTTATCTTAACAATTCACTACAAACAGGTCCTAATGCTTGTGACCATTAAAAAATAAAAGAGGGGCGCGCGACTTTACCGCCCCTCTTCTAATTGACCTCTTTTAGAAAAAAATATTTTCCATCCTTAAATACCCGATTCAGCGAGGCCTGGCATCCAAATACATACTCCACAATAAATTCATGACAAATTCATTTCCCTTATCAATAGCCAGAATAGCCTGCAAGAGAGCGATTGTCTCAGAATTTTTTTCTTTAGAAAAGTCTTCTTTAATCACCTTTAGCAAATAATCATTTTGTTCCAGATAAGAGGCCTCGAAAAATTTTTTTAGTCTTTCTTTATTTTCCCTGCTAAGATTTCTTGCATGCTTTTCAATATCCGTTTCCGGCAGGTATAAGAGGACCAGCAGAAAAACGAACAAACCCAAAACCATGCCAACTTTTATCTCGTAAGAAATAGGCAATCCCTCCTATCTCTGGGGATCTTGTGCTTCTGCCGTATATTTTACAGCAGATTGCTCTATAGTAATAATCTTATCTGATTGTTAATGTTATCACAATAACTTTTGCTAAAAATACCCTATACTATAGTACAAAAAATGAGGCAACCAGTACCAGCATGGCACTGGTTGCCTCATTTTAATTATATGAACATCAATATTAATATTTGGAGATCGGGAAGCGGGTATCAGCAGTCGGACTAGTATAGCGGTATGGACTCTTTAGATGCCGAGGGCATATATCATACTCAAACTAAATACAGCCATAATCAGCGAAGCGATTAAACCTGTAATAAATGGTTTTAAGCCAACTTTCTTCATCTGTTCAAAGTTAGTCAACAGCCCCACACCTGACATGGCCATTACGATCAGGAATTTTGATAATTCTTTACTTTGTTCTAACAATACTGGCCAAAAACTCTGAGCAGCAAACAAGGTATCGCCAATTGTACGTAATACAGCCATAGCAATAAATCCTACTACAAACCAGGGAAATATTTTAATATAGTTCACTTTGTCCTTGGTTCCGATGTCTTGCTTCTTGGTATAGATAATCCCTAAAATGAGCACAAGAGGCGCTAAAAGTACTGTCCGGGTTAGTTTTACTACTGTGGCAATTTTCCCCGCGGCCTCACTGTAAGCGAAGCCGGCAGCTACAACTTGAGAAGTGTCATTGACTGCAACACCGGCCCAGGTACCGAACTGCATATCACTCAACAAAAGAAGTTTACCCAGTATGGGGTAAAGAAAAACGGCAATAACCCCAAAGACGGTGATAGTACCAACTGAAAATGAGACTTCCTCATCTTTCGCAGCGATGGCTGGAGATGATGCCACAATGGCAGTAGAACCGCAAATCGCTGTACCAACACCGATTAAGACTGCTAATTTCTCAGGTAACCCTAATTTCTTCCCTAAGAAGTAGGTTATGGTAAGAGCGAAGCTGATGCAGATCAAAATAATGATGAGGGCTTTACTGCCTGTAGTAATAACCGTAATAAAACTCAAACTCAATCCTAATAAAATGATAGCAATCTTAAGAATCTTCTTCTGACTGAAGTGGACACCTGCCTTAAAAATAGAAGCTAAGCCCACAGAGTTTTCGATAGCCATCCCAATTAAAATTGCTATGGTAACGCCACTTACAGGCTTTTGTCCGCCAAAGGTAATTACACTATGCAGGTACTCAGAAACATAGGCAATTATTGCCGTAAGAAGTAAACCTGGTAAAATACTACTTCGGCTCACTTAACAATCCCCCTTATCATTTTACATTAATGTTATGACATCATGATGTATGTATTTTATAATAAGTGTACGCTATGCTGCCTTATAAAGAAAATTAGAATATTTTAGTGCTGCTTATAAGCTAATATAATAAAACCTTTTTTATTAGTAAAATAATGTTTGTTTTTATAAAAGGAAACGGCATTACTTTATTGAGCAAGGTCCTTATGTAAGAAGATCGATTCTACAGTATTGAGTACGTTTGAAGTTTATAAATATTTCCGAGAAATTGAACGTATTTGGCCCTCCCTGCTCCTATGAAGAAAATATTAAAAGCCATCTCCTTGTCATAGAGGAGATGGCTTTATCTGTTTACATCCTTGGTTGACTGGGGGTGGAAATTTCAGTGAGAGCTTCTTCGGTAGCCCTGTTAAAACGATTGTTGACAGCCATATCGCCTATGGCCACAAAGCCAACCAGCTTGCCATTTTCCACCACAGGCAGGCGGCGGACCTGGACATCACCCATAAGATTCAGGGCCGATTCCACTTCCATGTCAGTTTTGCCCACTACAACATTCTGGGTCATCACTTCCCGGCACTTCACTTGTTTGGGGTCTTTACCGGCACAAACCACCCGTAATACAATATCACGGTCTGTAATGATGCCCTGCACATCCATATTCTCGGTGCAAATAGGCAGTGACCCGATATTTTTGTCTTTCATAATCTGGGCAGCATCAAAAATTGTGGTATCGGGAGAAACGGCGATGACATCTTTGGTCATAATATCTCTGAGCTTCATCATATAACCTCCTTTCCATTTCTCCCATTAGGATTTCCCTAAATACCTTTTTTTTTGCATTTAATTAAGAAAAAATGTTTAAAAAGATTTCAGGAGGAATTTTACCCCGTTTGTAAATTATCTTTGGTCAGACTCTCAGCCGCCTCAATCAATTCCTGGAGCAGTTTGTTCAACTCCTCCATGACGGGGTTAATCTGAACCAGCTTTTCCGCCTGCTCATGGGAAACGTGGCTTACTGTCCGTGTCGCTGTATCAATTGAACGAATAGCCTCCCTGATGGTGCCAATAATGGAACTGATCTCATTGGTAGCATTGCTGGTAACGTGGGACAAATTACGCACTTCATTGGCCACTACATTGAAACCCCGCCCGTATTCACCCACCCGTGCTGCTTCAATAGATGCATTTAAACCGATGAGGTTTGTCTGCTTGGCGATTTGCCTGACCGTCGTAAGTATACTTTCTGTTGCTTCCACTTTGCCGGTGGCTGTTTCCGTCACATGTTTTAATTCCTGGCTGGTAGCAGAAAGCTCCTCCGCTTCGGCAGCAATCTGCTGTATTGTACTCTGGAAATTTTGCAGGGCTACTCCCAGTCTTTTGGATAGATCCAGGAGCAGTTCCTTGCGGTGGGTATTTTCCGATACACCAATAGCCCCGATTACTTCGCCGGTCTCATTAAATAAGGGTAAACCTACGGCAATATAGGGCACACCATAGAGACTGGCATCCACTTCCACCACAACCCTTTTTCTGTTTTTCATGGCTTTATAGACTGCCGTTCCCTCGTAAACCGGGTCTCCCGCTTTTATTTTCAGATCCAGGGTTTGGGCAGGAATATAGGCCAGCCATTTGTCCCTGTCACAAATAGCCACGCCCAAATCGGCCTGGGTAAACTGGTTGATCAGGGGAGCCACTTTAAGAAGGTGGTCTAAAATGGTTAATTCATGCATGGCAAATCCTCCCTCTCACTCTCGCTTTTTCCCACAATCCAGCAATTTTCTGACAATGCCGGTCTTGTCCACACAAATTTTAAGAAACTAACTTCCCCACTATATCACTATATACTATATACTAAAACTTCGCAGCAAATTACATTAATCTTATATATTCGCGTTAAAGTGACCCATCTCCTTCTTTAATATCAGCTTAACGAAAAGAAAAGAACTACAGAATGTAAGAAAAACTTCCCTAGATAACATTTGTCAATACTTTTTACTTATCTTAATACCTTGACTTAAGCTATAATTAGAAATAAAGATTATTTTAACAGTCAGGAGGGATGTGAGGATGTTTAATTGGCTTAGAAAAATATTTCGCGGGCCTGAATTCACCTGTAAAGACTGCGGTTACATATTTTCGGAAAAAGAGGCTTCCACGATTATCCTCAATGCCGGTACTGACAGTGTCTCCTATGTTATTTGCTGCCCCAAATGTAAGAGTGACAGGAAGACAAGGAAGTAGCGCATTAGTTCGCAGTATATTAGTTGGTAGTTGGTAGTGATGCTGTTCGCAATTTAGAGTTCATAAAAATCGGTAGTCAGATGTTGTAACCAGAAACGTCATCTAAAATACAAGGAAAGGCGGAGGATATACGTGATCGTTTCCCATGTTAAGGATGTGCAAAAAATACCCATGAACGCTCCGGGTGTGCTGAATGCCATGAAGCAGGTGCTCATTGGTCCCAGGGAAGGCTGGGATGGTTATGTGATGCGTGTGATGACCCTGGAAAAACAAGGCTACTCCCCCCGGCATACACATAGCTGGCCACATATCAATTATGTTCTCAAGGGCCAGGGTACCCTTTTCATAGAAGATAAGGAATATGTACTGGAAGCCGGTTCCTTTGCCTATGTACCCGGCAATGTCCTGCACCAGTACCGCAGTACCAGTGACGAAGATTTTGTTTTCATCTGCATTGTGCCGGAGGAAGGGGATAAATGAGTTGGTAGTTGGTAGTTCGCAGTTGGCAGATTACAGTAAGTTACCAGTTATTAGTTACTAGTGTCACGAAATGCATTGTATGATTTCTATTACGGGTTAACAGAAAAAGCCTGGCTCGTGTAGCCGGGCTATGTTTTTGGGTATAAGAAATGCAAAAACAACACAAAGTAAAAACGAAGCCTCCTGGCAGGAGGTGAGGTATACTCAATGACAGGAGAAAAGTTTTCCGAAGATGTTTATAAAGAAATTGCCCATTCCATCGATATTCTTTTCTGCAATTTAAAATACAAAACTAGGGAACGCTTCCTCTTGGAAGCGTTCTCCTTGTTGTTATATGCACTTGCACTCGGCGAGTTTGCTGAAGCGGTTGTTCACATCGTCCCAGTTGATCAGGTTAAACCAGGCTTCTACAAAATCAGCCCTTCTGTTTTGATATTTAAGATAGTAGGCATGTTCCCACACATCAACGGTAAGCAAGGGAACCACACCCCATTGGGTCAGATTCTGGTGTTTCTCTGCTGTGAGAATTTCCAGTTTGTTGAATTTAGGATTCCAGCCGAGAATAGCCCAGCCGGAGCCCTCTACAGCCACTGCGGCAGCCTTAAACTGGGCTCTAAAGACAGCGAAACTTCCAAAGTCCCTGGCAATTTGCTCTGCTATAGGGCCAGCAGCTTCTCCTCCGCCATTGGGCTTCATATTTTCCCAGTACAGGGTATGAAGCAGGTGACCGGACCCATGGAAAGCCAGTTCCCTTTCCCAGTGTTTAATCAGGGCATAATCACCTTTTTCCCGGGCTTCCTGGATTTTTTCCTCCGCCTTGTTCAGGCCGTCGACATAAGCCTGGTGATGTTTGTCATGGTGTAATCTTACTGTAGCCTCATCCATGTATGGTTCTAAAGCATTATATGGATAGGGCAATTCGGGTAAAACATGTTTTGTCATAAATATTACTCCTTTCAATCATGTAATATCGTCTTTAGTAAATATTACCTGCCTATTAGTATTCGATACTAATAGCAATGTTCCTCTTATGTCAAAACAAAAAATTTTATGTTGGTGATAAACCCAGTATCTTATACTCTACCAGACTAAAGTTATATAATTTTTATTTTAGCATATTTTGGGGAGAACCTGAATTAAAAACCGCACCTGAAAGTGCGGTTTAAATTAAATAAGGAGGGATTTTATGCTTTCTTCTCCAGTTCACCGACAGCCACATTGGCTACAGTGAGTACAGGGTCCCAAACGGGACTAAAGGGAGGAGCATAACTCAAATCCAGTTCGGACAGAGCAAAAGGCGTTAATCCCAGTTGAACAGCAACAGCCAGCACGTCTATACGCTTACCTGCCCCGGCACCACCCACGATTTGCGCTCCCACTATTTTTTGACTGGCTTTCTCAATTAACAATTTTATCGTCGCCGCCTGGGAGCCTGGATAGAAATGGGCTTTGGTATAAGCCTCCACCTTGATTTCCTGAACTTCTCTCCCTAACTGCTGGGCTTCTCGCTTGCTTAACCCGGTACGACCGATTTCCAGGTCCAGGACTTTGATAATGGCCGTCCCTACAATGCCGGCAAATTCGGCCTTTCCTCCGGCAGCGTTTTCTCCGGCTACCTTACCCTGTTTATTGGCTGTGGTGCCCAAGGGTATATAGGCATCATCCTGATAAAGCAGATGATAAGCCGTGGCACAGTCCCCTGCCGCATAGATATTGGGGATATTTGTTTCCATGTACTTGTTGACTTTAATTGCTTTCTTTACACCCAGTTGAATACCGGCTTCGGCCGCTAACTCACTATTGGGCTGGATGCCAATAGCCAGGATGACTAAATCCGCGGGAATTTCACCTTTATCCGTAACCACTTTCCTAACCTGGTCCTGGCCTTCCAGGGCCAAAACTTTTTCACCTTTTCGTATCTGAACCCCTTCCTTAACCAGGTACTCTTCGACCAGGGCTGCCATATCCTCGTCAATATTGCCGAGAAGTTGGGGAGCCAGTTCAACAATGGTTATCTGTTTTTTCCAGGCGGCAAAGGCTTCAGCCATTTCCAGGCCGATATACCCTCCCCCTACAATGACAATATTCTTAACCTGCTCACTCTGCATCTGTTCTTTAATGCGTCTTGCCGAAGGAATACTCTTAACAGTAAAGACATTGTCCAGTTCCTTTCCCGGTAAAGGAGGAACAAAGGCCCTGGCCCCTGTGGCAATAACCAGTTTATCATAGTTCACTTTCTTTTCTGCGCCTTCACTGTCCACAACAATAATCTGCATTTCCGTGGGTAAAATAGACAGTACCTTATGGTTGGTAAACACTTTAATTCCCTGCCTGACAAACTGTTCCTTAGTTCTGGCTATGAGCTTCCGCTCTTCCTGCACCATACCCGCAACAAAATAGGGGAGGCCACAGCCGGCATAGGAAATGTACTCTTCATCAGTATAAACCTCGATTTCCATGCCTTGATTGGTTCTTCTTGCTTTACTGGCTGCACTCATTCCCGCCGCTACTCCGCCAATGACCACTAATTTAGTCATCCTTACACCTCCATACCCCCATTAGGTATATTTTGTTTTTATCATATTCTTTTTGCTTTCCTAAAGTCAAGGCTTAATTTAGAAAAAACTATGTTAAAAGAGCCTCGTTGTGTCATAAGAACCGTCCCCTTGGCTCGTTGCGACACGGGGACGGTTCTTACTGTCGCACATTGTTGAAAATAAAAAAGAAGCCTCTCAAAAGTTCGGCGAACTAATGAGAGGCATATAATATCTGCTTTATGTGGGCAAAATGTGGTCATACGGGATATAGGAAGAAAGAAACCCTTGATATACAAGGGTTTCTTGTTAGTTTTTACATCATGCCGCCCATTCCGCCCATGCCGGGAGGCATACCCATGCCGCCTTTATTTTCCTCAGGTTTGTCGGCCACTAAGCACTCAGTAGTTAAGAGCATAGCAGCGATGGAAGCGGCATTCTGCAGAGCGGAACGAGTAACTTTGGCAGGGTCAACGATACCGGCAGCGATCATGTCTTCATAAACACCGGTCAGCGCGTTGAAACCAATGCCTTTACCCGATGCTTTTACCTTTTCTACAACAACGGAACCTTCTACGCCGGCGTTGTAAGCAATCTGCTTCACTGGCTCTTCTAAAGCCTTCTTGATGATCTTAATACCTGTCATTTCATCGGCAATATCAGAGGTTATATTTTCAAGAGCAGGAAGAACTTGAATGAGAGCAGTTCCACCACCGGCTACAATACCTTCCTCTACAGCAGCCCGGGTAGCAGCCAGAGCATCTTCGATGCGGTGCTTCTTCTCTTTCAGTTCGGTTTCGGTAGCAGCACCAACCTGGATAATGGCTACACCGCCGGAGAGCTTAGCCAAGCGCTCTTGTAATTTTTCTCTGTCAAATTCGGAAGTAGTCTCTTCCAACTGCTTACGAATCTGAGCTACACGAGCATCGATAGCTTGTTTGGAACCACGGCCTTCTACAATTGTTGTTTCTTCTTTGCTGATCTTAACTGTAGCGGCCTGACCTAACATGTTAAGGGAAGTGTTATCAAGCTTAAGACCAAGCTCCTCGCTGATAACCTGACCACCGGTCAGGATAGCAATGTCTTCTAACATAGCCTTACGACGATCACCAAAGCCAGGAGCCTTAACGGCTACGCAGGTAAAGGTGCCGCGCAGTTTGTTGACAACAAGGGTAGCCAGAGCTTCACCTTCAACATCTTCAGCAATAATGAGGAGCTGTTTGCCAGACTGGACTACTTTTTCTAAAACAGGTAAAATCTCTTGGATGGAGGAAATCTTCTTATCAGTAATGAGAATATAAGGATCTTTGAGGACGGCTTCCATTTTATCGGTATCAGTAATCATATAAGGAGAAATGTAGCCGCGGTCAAACTGCATACCTTCTACCACTTCTAGGGTAGTACCCATGCTCTGGGACTCCTCAACAGTGATAACACCGTCATTACCAACGGTCTCCATAGCCTCGGCAATCAGATCACCGATTTCTTTATCGGCGGCAGAAATAGAGGCAACCTGGGCAATAGCAGCTTTAGACTCGATGGGTTTAGCAACGGCCTTGATTTCGTTGACTGCAGCAGCCACGGCCTTTTCAATACCCTTTTTCAGGATCATGGGGTTGGCGCCGGCAGCAACGTTCTTCAAACCTTCACGAATGATGGCCTGGGCTAAAACAGTAGCTGTGGTGGTACCGTCACCGGCCACATCGTTAGTTTTAGTAGCAACTTCTTTAACCAGCTGGGCACCCATATTTTCAAAAGGATCTTCTAATTCGATTTCCCTGGCAATAGTAACACCGTCATTGGTGATGGTGGGAGAACCAAATTTTTTATCAAGTACTACATTCCGACCTTTTGGTCCTAAAGTAATCTTAACAGCTTCTGCTAATTGGTTAACGCCTTTCTCTAAGGCTTTTCTGGCCTCTTCACCGAAAATAATTTGTTTGGCCATTTTTTTCCCTCCTTAAAAAATTAATAATATGTGCTCTGCGAAATGTTTAAGTAAATTAGATGATGGCTAAGATATCTCTTTCGTTAAGGATCATGACTTCCTGCCCGTCAATCTTGATTTCAGTACCGGCATATTTGGAGAAGATAACTTTGTCGCCTACTTTAACTTCGAGAGGTACCTTTTGGCCATTTTCTAAGGTCTTACCGGTACCAACAGCTAAAACCTCACCTTGCTGCGGCTTCTCCTTGGCAGTGTCAGGCAGGACGATGCCACTCTTAGTTTTTTCTTCTTGAGCTAAGGTTTTAATGACTACTCTGTCGCCGAGAGGCTTAATGTTCATATAAAAACCTCCTTTAATATTAGTTGATATATTGTTAGCACTCAACGTTATCGAGTGCTAATACCCATAAATAATAATAGTAAAGGCCTGATGAGATAGCAACATCGATATAGGGCAAATAATCGCTATTATCAGCCTTTTTCTTTTTGTTAAGCAGTTTTGCTCCTTATTTCTACTTCACACATTTGCTACATTTTGGTTTGTTTGGCCTGGTCTTTGCTGGAACATTAAACCAACAGTAAATATGTTTCCAGTAATTACTGGTTTTTATACATTGCAATAGGTAAAATTTTCTCGTAATGTATTAATATGAATCGATTTAGTGAGAACAAAAACAGTAAGGAGAGAAATGATTTGGATAAAAAAACTTTACGCAAAACCTTACTAAAAAGAAGAGAGTCTCTATCCTGGCTGGAAGTCCAGGGTAAGAGTCACGAAATCACCCAGCGTGTGCTCTTTTTGCCTGAATATAAAAAAGCTGAAACCATCCTTATTTATCTTGCCTATAACAAGGAACTGGACACCTCAGCCATTATGCAAACAGCCTGGCAGCAAAAAAAGAAAATAGTGGTACCTGTCTGCCAGCCCCGGGACAGGAGCCTGCTTCTCTCCGAACTGCTGGATTTTAACGAGTTAGCCCCGGGTACCTGGGGGATTCTTGAACCAAAGGCTGAATTCCTACGCCCTGTCCCCGTCCAGAATATTGATTTACTGATCATACCGTGTGTGGCTTTTGATCGCGAAGGTTACCGGCTGGGCTATGGCGGCGGTTACTTTGACCGCTTCCTGCCCGCCATAAGATCAGACTGCACGAAAGTAGGTCTGGCCTATGATTTTCAATTGCTGGATGAACTCCCCCGTGAACCACACGATACAGCAGTGGATATTATTATAACAGAAAGCAGAACATATTACGTAAAAAAGGAGAGTCCATGACTCTCCTTTTTTAATAAAAATAAGAAAGTATAACTTTCTTATTTTAGGGGTGTTAGGGAACGCAGTCCCCTAAATTAGATAAGGAGGGTAACAGCGGAGCGTCAAAGGGAACGCATGAGTTCCCTTTGAAAGAACAAAAGCACAACATTTTAATTTGAGTGTACGTGCGTGCTTTTGTTCTGTACCTATAATAGTTGAGCAGTTCGCAGGATTTTTACCAATTCTTCCTTTTCCTGTGGGTTCAGCGATAGTAACGGCAACCTCACCGCCCCGCCTTTAAACCCTAACATGTCCATGGCCAGTTTCAAACCGGCAATGCCGTAAGTGCCCGTAACAGCGTTATTAACCGGAATGAGACGGCACTGTAAATCCCTCAATTCATCAAACTTACCCTCCTGGTATAACTGGTACATCCGGACACACTCCCGGGGACAACAGTTAGCCAGGGCCATAATCCCGCCTTTAGCCCCCATGGCTAAGCCTGGGTAGAGCACATTGGCCGTGCCCACCAGCACATTGAAATCGGGACCGGTCATGTTTACGTGGAGGGCAAGCTGGGTTACGTCACCTGCGCTATCTTTAATACCGATGATATTGGGATGTTGCGAAAGTATGCCCACTAAATCCGGCGTGATAGTGACTCCCGTAAACTTGGGAACACTGTATAACATAATAGGAATATCAGAATTGTCAGCCACCGTTAGGAAATGTTTCTTTAAAACTTCTTTCGTCATCCTATCCTTATAGTAGTTGGGGGTGAGAATAAGGGCAGCATCTGCACCCAGCCGGGCACATTCATTGGTGAGCTCAATGGTCTCCCTGGTGCTTTCACAGCCGGAACCTACGATAACCAGCTTATCCTGGGCAGCCGCCTCTACCCCCGCCTTTACCAGGTCCAGTTTTTCTTGTTTGTCCAGGTAAGCGTATTCACCATTAGAACCAAAAATAACATAGCCCGCCAAACCGGTTTCATTGTATTTGGCGATATTTTCCTGAAATGCTGCAAAATCCACATCTCCGTCAGCTGTAAAAGGGGTGACCACAGGGGGAAAGGCCCCGGTTATTGGCTTTTTAGTCATATCAATCCTCCTCTTGTCTTTTCATATTTTTATCGTCTTTTCCACAACTTCTAAGTGCTCCTTCATAAGCTGCCTCGCTTATTCGCTATTACCTTCTATGATAGCCGCACTGCTTTATTCCCAATTTATCACAAAAAACACTATTGGAGAATATTTCTGTTCAAAAAAAGAGTAAGCTAACCGGAAATCCGGCGGCTTACTCTTTATGATTAATTATTCCTTTACCTTTACAATCATTTCTACTTCTACAGTGGCATCCAGGGGAAGCTCATTGACCCCGACGGCGCTGCGGGCGTGGAATCCTTTTTCGCCCATCACGGCACCTAATAATTCAGACGCTCCGTTAACAACCTTGGGCTGCATGTTAAATCCGGGGGCACTGTTAACAAAGCCAACAACTTTTACGACCTGCTCGATTTTATCCAGATCACCGATTAAGCCTTTAATGACACTGAGGCAATTTAAGGCGCATACTTTAGCTGCTTCATAACCCTGTTCCAGAGTCATTTCTGCCCCTACTTTACCCTTAAACTTTAATTCACCGTTGACTAAAGGAATTTGCCCGGAAGTGTAGATATATTCTCCCGTTTTTACTGCAGGGACATAAGCAGCTACCGGTTTTGGCGCCTCAGGAATACTGAGACCCATTTCTGCTAATTTTTTTTCTACCATAGACATAAACTTTCACCTCATTTTTAGTTGTTAGTTGCTAGTTGGTAGTGACCGGTGACCAGTGATCGATGACCAGAAAAATATTATTAAAAAACCGGACTCTGGACACTGGACTCTGGTCACTAATTCGGATGTCGGATATCAGAAGCGAAACTATTTGGCGGCATTTTCTTGGGCGCTTTGCACTAAT
This window harbors:
- a CDS encoding CoA-disulfide reductase → MTKLVVIGGVAAGMSAASKARRTNQGMEIEVYTDEEYISYAGCGLPYFVAGMVQEERKLIARTKEQFVRQGIKVFTNHKVLSILPTEMQIIVVDSEGAEKKVNYDKLVIATGARAFVPPLPGKELDNVFTVKSIPSARRIKEQMQSEQVKNIVIVGGGYIGLEMAEAFAAWKKQITIVELAPQLLGNIDEDMAALVEEYLVKEGVQIRKGEKVLALEGQDQVRKVVTDKGEIPADLVILAIGIQPNSELAAEAGIQLGVKKAIKVNKYMETNIPNIYAAGDCATAYHLLYQDDAYIPLGTTANKQGKVAGENAAGGKAEFAGIVGTAIIKVLDLEIGRTGLSKREAQQLGREVQEIKVEAYTKAHFYPGSQAATIKLLIEKASQKIVGAQIVGGAGAGKRIDVLAVAVQLGLTPFALSELDLSYAPPFSPVWDPVLTVANVAVGELEKKA
- a CDS encoding NifB/NifX family molybdenum-iron cluster-binding protein; amino-acid sequence: MIIALPVAGNQLCMHFGHCESFAFFDVDEVQKKIKGKKMLTPPPHEPGILPPWIKQQGADVVITGGMGARAQSLFQAAGVQIITGAQPGNPEDIVMSYLNNSLQTGPNACDH
- a CDS encoding superoxide dismutase, which translates into the protein MTKHVLPELPYPYNALEPYMDEATVRLHHDKHHQAYVDGLNKAEEKIQEAREKGDYALIKHWERELAFHGSGHLLHTLYWENMKPNGGGEAAGPIAEQIARDFGSFAVFRAQFKAAAVAVEGSGWAILGWNPKFNKLEILTAEKHQNLTQWGVVPLLTVDVWEHAYYLKYQNRRADFVEAWFNLINWDDVNNRFSKLAECKCI
- a CDS encoding YeiH family protein, producing MSRSSILPGLLLTAIIAYVSEYLHSVITFGGQKPVSGVTIAILIGMAIENSVGLASIFKAGVHFSQKKILKIAIILLGLSLSFITVITTGSKALIIILICISFALTITYFLGKKLGLPEKLAVLIGVGTAICGSTAIVASSPAIAAKDEEVSFSVGTITVFGVIAVFLYPILGKLLLLSDMQFGTWAGVAVNDTSQVVAAGFAYSEAAGKIATVVKLTRTVLLAPLVLILGIIYTKKQDIGTKDKVNYIKIFPWFVVGFIAMAVLRTIGDTLFAAQSFWPVLLEQSKELSKFLIVMAMSGVGLLTNFEQMKKVGLKPFITGLIASLIMAVFSLSMIYALGI
- a CDS encoding CBS domain-containing protein — translated: MMKLRDIMTKDVIAVSPDTTIFDAAQIMKDKNIGSLPICTENMDVQGIITDRDIVLRVVCAGKDPKQVKCREVMTQNVVVGKTDMEVESALNLMGDVQVRRLPVVENGKLVGFVAIGDMAVNNRFNRATEEALTEISTPSQPRM
- a CDS encoding methyl-accepting chemotaxis protein, with amino-acid sequence MHELTILDHLLKVAPLINQFTQADLGVAICDRDKWLAYIPAQTLDLKIKAGDPVYEGTAVYKAMKNRKRVVVEVDASLYGVPYIAVGLPLFNETGEVIGAIGVSENTHRKELLLDLSKRLGVALQNFQSTIQQIAAEAEELSATSQELKHVTETATGKVEATESILTTVRQIAKQTNLIGLNASIEAARVGEYGRGFNVVANEVRNLSHVTSNATNEISSIIGTIREAIRSIDTATRTVSHVSHEQAEKLVQINPVMEELNKLLQELIEAAESLTKDNLQTG
- a CDS encoding ATP-binding protein encodes the protein MLKELVVISGKGGTGKTSIVASLASLLYNKMIADCDVDAADLHLVLQPQILEKHEFWSGKTAFINKDKCLECGQCLELCRFAAINENFVVDKVSCEGCGVCVYFCPAKAINFKENLAGHWYISQTPYGTMVHAKLGIAEENSGKLVALVKNQVKKLALEEKKEFILVDGPPGIGCPVIASISGANLVLAVTEPTISGIHDLERVVALTKHFKINTAVCINKADINPEVTKKILLECREEGLEVLGIIPYDNAVTKAQVEGVNVVEFSPTSPAVKEIKTMAEKIKTFLKTEEKTL
- a CDS encoding cupin domain-containing protein — encoded protein: MIVSHVKDVQKIPMNAPGVLNAMKQVLIGPREGWDGYVMRVMTLEKQGYSPRHTHSWPHINYVLKGQGTLFIEDKEYVLEAGSFAYVPGNVLHQYRSTSDEDFVFICIVPEEGDK